GTAATCTATGTTCAAACTGATTTCGTAACTTTGCGTGTAAAGTGggaaatgattttatcttttgttactttataatatatttgaattatagttagttttatttaaaatattctgcaaaaaataaacatcATGAAAATATAGGATGTTGCACCAATTGCTAAAATTTGCGGTTATATATTAGTATGGATTTTAGATGTACTTTGTATTTATGTGCAGTTCTACCAAAAtattattactattttctTGTCCTCGAATTACAAGTTTCCGTTCAGTGAAAGAATTGAATAAGTGAGCCTGCTCTAAGTTTCGTTGCAAAGTAATTTTTTGCTCCCTTCCCTTTTTGGATCTGTGTTAAGGAAAATGTTAGCAATAATATTTCTTTGTTACTTCATAGGAGAATCATATTGTTTATAAGATGTAGTCTCTCTCCTCGCCCCACTTGCTGGGTAAAACTCTCTCTTGACTGAACTTAACTTCAATTGgcaatttcattttctggAAGTGTCTGAGgaacattttgtttctttctattGATGCACTTTTTTGGCATGATACTTACATGGGTGGTCTTTGCCATGCTACTTTTATGCGAGCTAGATGTCCTGTCTCTGGTTTTGGGTTAGTGATCATTTGTGGGCTTAAAAATCttaatattttcttgtatTGTGGTGGATCAAGGTTTAGTTCTTAAAAAATtgtacatttatttttaaccagTTAGCTGTTcaactattaaaatattgttGAATTGACTTTTGGATTACTTTCGCTCtgataatgttttttttttttggcttgttGTTCAGGAACCTGCAGAACTTCATTCCATCCATTATGTGCGAGGGAGGCAAAACAAAGAATGGAAATTTGGGGAAAATATGGGTGTGATAATGTAAGAGTTCTATGCATGTGTTTGAGAATCGTAATCTTATAATTGTTGTTGTGACTGGTGTCTAGTATTGCtatgttttctttgtcttAGGTGACATCTTATGACTGTGATCAGGCTTTCTGACTGAAGATCTAACTTTTGATAAACATGTAGGTTGAATTGAGGGCCTTCTGTCCAAAGCACTCAGAAGTACCTGATAACAGAAACATTCAATTAGTAGATCCCCCTGTCTCTACTGACGGGAATGCAAATGTCTCCAACCATTTACCTGTGGCATTGTCagagagaaaattaaacaagttAAGGGTTGGCCGTAGAAATGGTGATAAAATTGCAGTCGCTACTGGGGCTCCAGATATTATTTCTGAGAAATCGGGTGATTGTGAATCACAGGAGATAGCGTTTCCTAGTTCAAGATTAAATGCTAGACTTCAGTCGGATTGTAGTGATGCACAGCCAATTATTGATGCAGGGTCATTTGAGAGGAGCAGTGAGGATGTTAATGCATCCAGCTCCCATAATTTTTCTCTGATTTTAAAGAAGGTAACGTATACTTGAGGTTCACTCCCTTCTCAACACATTTGGAATTCACCAGCTTGTTTTAATTCTTACATTTTTTCTCCTGCAGCTGATTGATTGTGGAAAAGTTAATGTGAAGGATGTGGCATCAGACATTGGCCTTTCATCTGATTCTTTAGCTGCATCACTTGCTGTAATGCAAACtagatatttaattttttattttctttattagtTTCCAAAATAGTTTAAGCagatatatgtttttttcctcaaaattttcttttgtggcCTTTTCCTGCAGGATGATAGCATGTTCCCTGATGTGCAATGCAGAATAGTTAAATGGCTTAAAGACCATTCTAACTTGGACTTAAGGCAgaaaaatgggaaaatgaaattaagaTCAGCAATTTCATCCATGGCTGAATTTGGGGGTTCTGATGGTTCTGATGCTGCATCTTTATCAGAGTCTGATATGACAGATGTAGCTGTTAAGTCAGTACCCCCACGGAGAAGAACCAAAAGTAGTTTTAGGATTTTGAAGGACAACAAAGTAATAAGCTCATCTGAGGGGATCTTTTGTGACAATGGCACGTTGAACAAGATTAAGGTAGATCAAATGATTACTGATGAACAAGAAAATTCAAGTAAAGTCTCCATCCCTGATCCCGTTGAGaaggtaattaattatttgagaGAAGTTGGTTATGCAAGCCTTCTGACTATTGCTTGTGACTACTAGTGTAATCCGATTCCTTGTTCGGTTGGATGATGGAAGGGCATTATATGTAAATATTGGGTGTGATGTGGTTAAGTGTTTCACCAACTTCAGTTTGGTTTTAGTTTGTCATCTACAATGTTCAAGAATTTTGTAATGAGTTAGGAAATGGCCCAGCCTTCAAGGCTTCCATGAGGAAGGGCTTTCTCCGTTATAACACATGGTGCAGTTTATTTTCGAAATGGTCTGGGGATGTTTGTTGTGTGAGCATGCTTAAGGTTACATGGGGATTGAACGTTATAAATGTTATGATAGTCCTGCTGCAGTAATAAGGATTACACTTGAGTGTGGCTCTGAATGAACACTGCTTGCGCTCtctttcttgctttctttCCACCCACCCTCCCTACCCCCCTCCTCTGCCCTTTCATTCCTCTCTCCTGTGTTATGCCTCAGTTATTCAGACCTTTGTTTCTaataattttcatgtttttgcAGAATTTGACGGAGGCTGTTGGGTTTCAGCATTCTTTGCCGACAATTACACCTAAATCAGAAGGTACTCTTCTCTGTTTCTGCTGGTTAGATGCCTTCATATTATCTTATCAAgtaaatgaaaaattgaagattTTTGTTGTCCATATGCATGTTGATTGACTAGGTCAGACTTTAAATTCCTGGTTCTGTGGAGATTCCAGGTTAGGTTCATATAGCGAATCTCTTTCATAATAGTGACCTCCAACTTAAAATTTATAGGTTCAGTAAATAGGTGGAGTCTTGGAGTGAATTTGAATAGGACTCGGGAAGTGGTGAGGCCTACAATCGTTGTAGTTGCAGCTTATAGCTAAAGAGAGTTATTCCACTGCTGAATTATTTGGGATTTGAGTACAGGAAATACCAGTTGCATTCCTGTACAGGAAATTAGATATGAATTGTGTTGCTATTGCTAGTTGTTTTTCTTccattaatttttgttctaTGTTCTATTTGCTCTGCttttgtagaaattttttgttgtatcTGGGTTCATTCTGTGTTGCACTGTTGCATACATAGATACCTTTGCATCATTGAAGTAGTTCTTGGCGTCTCTTGTGACATGCAAAAATGGTTTGATGGACAGGTAATTCAGCTAAACCCTTAAATTGCAGCGTTGTGCAAAAGGGTCAAGAACAGCTGGCTACTATTCCTTTGCAGAGTACCTCAGTGATCGTAAATGAAGATCAGTCGTTTTCAGTTGCAAAATCAGTTGATCCTGAAGtcaagtaagttttttttttttttttttgggggaaatTGTCAAAtcgtttttttgtttttgttttgtgatttCATGAGAACTCCTCTGAATCTTGCAAATGCACGTTTGCAGTAAATCTGAGCCAGAAGTTCCTAGTTGTTATGTCCATCCGTATATTGAAAAGAAATTGTTTGAGATGCAGAATGGAGAAAATCCAATATGTGGTAATGATGGTAATGatttttttgatttgtttCCCTGTTGTTGCAATGGGTGAGTTTTGACAGGTAATTTATTTGGCAGGTTCAAGCGAGGGAGAAATTTCTCGTCTGGAGGCATCTTCCCATGCCAGTGTTTGCTGTAATCACCAATATAAGCATCCAAAATGCTGTGATAATATTTGTAAATCTGATGAGGTAAATTTAGAAGAGTTGGTTAAGGCTCGAAAAATGGGAGCTCAAGAACCGTCTCCAGAAGATGAAGTGGAAGGAGAACTCATTTATTACCAGAATAGGTTGCTCAGCAATGTAGTTGCGAGAAAGCATTTTACTGGTATATGTGTTGCTCTTCTATCCTCTGttacttttattttcagtGTTCCCTGCCTCTGGTAGGGGCCTTCAAAAGTTTGTATATTGATGTTTGATATTGATATAACTTATTAACATCTATTGTATATGCATTCTCTTGCAGATATTTTAATGTATAATGTTGTTAAGACTCTTCCATGGGAACTTGATGCTGTACGGAAGCAAAAATGGGATGCTGTGCTTGTTAATCAGTATCTTTGTGAGCTTAGAGAGGCAAAGAAGCAGGGTAGGAAGGAGAGACGGCATAAAGAAGCACAGGCTGTGCTTGCAGCTGcaactgctgctgctgcagccTCTTCTAGGATTTCATCATTTAGGAAAGATGTCATTGATGAATCTTCCCATCAGGAGGttaatgattttttaattttgtcattaaGACTTTGGCCCTTTATTGTGtcatttatttatgtatgtgGTCATTTTTTTCTCTGCAGAATGTGATGAAGTTGAATACTTCTAGTGGGAGGTCTGGCTTTTCCTCACAGCTGATGCATCGGGCGAAAGAGACATTTCCGAGGGTGGCTGTCCCTAGGATTTCTGTGGAAAAACACACTGGTTTTGTTCATTCTGTtgcagatttttctaaagaaCATCCTAGATCTTGTGACATCTGCAGACGTTCTGAGACATTGTTAAACCCGATCTTAGTCTGTTCCAGTTGCAAGGttatcttctctttcttttgggtttaatTTCATGAAACTTGCTACTTTGCTTGGGTTATAACTTATAACcaagccctttttttttacagGTTGCCATTCACTTGGATTGCTATCGTAGTGTTAGAGAATCTACAGGTCCGTGGTACTGTGAATTATGTGAAGAACTATCATCATCTAGAAGCTCTGGAGCTCCTGTCAATTTTTGGGAGAAAGATCATTTTGCTGCAGAATGTGGTTTATGTGGTGGCAAAACTGGGGCTTTTAGAAAATCTTCTGATGGCCAGTGGGTGCATGCCTTCTGTGCTGAGGtaaaattttctcttcttgtgCACATGAACAATGTCAATTAGGTTTTTTTGAGTGAAGAAATTGATGTTATTTGCTGTTTCATCTGGTAGTGGATCTTTGAATCAACATTCAAAAGGGGACAAGTATCTCCCGTTGAGGGAATGGTATGTGTATATCAAATGCTGTGGCAATCacaattttgaacaatttagattacttttgttttcactGAAGATCTTTTCTTTGCCATGAGCATTGAACTTAATATTCCAGCAAGCTAACGCTTAATGTTAATCTGTTATGGTGCCAGGAGACGATTTCTAAGGGGATTGATTTTTGTTATATCTGCCGACGCAAATGTGGTGTTTGCATAAAGGTAAGAGTTTAACATCTTTTTAGGTTGCGATCTTATGCTTTGACTGGCAAGGGTTTTTTATATTCACCTTTTTATTATCTTACAATTAGGATCACTGACAGTTAGGCATctgtattattattaattttttttttttttttgcagtgCAACTATGGTAACTGTCAGGCAACATTTCACCCTTCATGTGCTAGAAGTTCTGGTTTTTACATGCACGTGAAAACTTTGGGCGGAAAGATTCAACACAAGGGGTATTGTGAAAAGCACAGCGTTGAGCAGAGGGCGAAGgtctatatttttatttacttaaaaGTCTCCATCCTTTTGATGGTTTATGATatgttatgtttatttttttggatgtTGAACTTATACAGGCTGAAACACAAAAACATGGAACTGAGGACTTGGAGAACCTCAGGAAAATTAGGGTAAGAGCTATTCTTACAGTAATTACTGCTGCTCATATACTTTTCTATGTCCACAACTACATGAAAATATCAAACAGAAGATTGAAGCGCAAAGCATATACCAGTGTATAGATTGAGCTTTGCTTGTGTGCACTTACGTGAAAACGTGGGTTCAAGGTCTTTATTTCTTGCTATTATGCTTAAGCAAAAATACTTCCTTCTACTCAAAAAATGCAGCAGCCTTTTGGCCTGAGTTATTCTCATGATGAGCTGGTTTGGAGATCCACATGGAGTATCTCCACATTCACTTAGCAGGGACACAAGAAGTTCTTAGGTGTTAGTTTACTCTTGGTATATTCTTATATCAGAGATTGAACTTGTATCTTTTAATTAGTCAACTACCCTGCCATTAGGTTTACAGTGCCCTTCGATCTCCAAGTTACTGATCTGGATTTTGATATGAAGTTTCTTTGGGGCTTGACTTGATGCAAATACCTGAATGCTAAAGATGATTCAAGATATGAATAGTTAGGAATTGGAACTGTTAGTAAGGCAGACAGTTCACGTATTGAAAATGTGgagttttcaatttcatgcttCTAAAATAGAAAGGAGTTTTGATGTATAATTATGGTCTTTAGGCGTGTGGTCAATGTTCGCAATTTTTACCTCAGTGGCATCAacacaattttcttcttattctcaTATCATGTACTGAGTGATCTATTTTCTGTTGTCCATGATGGTGTCTTTGACACGTGatattttgattgtttataGAACTGAATTGCGTGATTGAGTTGTTACATGAATGGTCCTGTGCAGGTTGAACTAGAGAGGGTACGCCTTCTTTGCGAAAGAATCATCAAACGAGAAAAAGTAAAGGTGAGGCATTTTCATGGTTGCTGCTTTGTTGGCCTTTCTAGCTCTTTGCTGCATATGGGCTAGGATTACCTGCTTACCTCATGAATTTGTTATATGGTGCATCTTTAAAATCTATGGCCCATGGCTAAGAACTCAGGACCTACTTCACTTTTTATAAAGGAAATTGTTGTACGAGTGTTTCTCAATTGGAATGGTGTTGTCTCATAGAAGTGTGCTGCTTCTCTTCTATGTGGGGTGGGGTTTATGATTCTGCTTAGCGGGTGTTCTGAATGGGGTTTGCAACCTTTTCCACTCTCGGTTCATGATTTTTGCGTGTTTCCCCTTTGTGCACATAATTTCTACCCGAACTGTTTATAGCGTTGGTTCAACGCCTCTTCTGAAAGGGCTTCATGTTGCCTCTCATTGATACATGCATGTTGGACCAAGTTGTATTTTCATATAATCTATCCGGTCTCCCCTTTTGTCTGTGGTCATGCTTTTCCTCCAACAGATTCTTTGCTGATGTGTATGTGGTTATAAGTTTACGTGTCACCTTATGTCTTACTCTGATGGATATAGAGTAAAAAAAATCTGTGGTTTTGGATGTCGATGGTCTTCTGTTGCATAATCTTCATGTAATTCTGTGATGGTGTACTTATCTGTTGAAGGAATTCATGCTAAgtaagttttttgttttaattttaaatgcaGCGGGAACTTCTCATTTGTTCACATGATCTTCTTGCTGTGAGGAGAGATCATGTTGCTCGATCTGTGCTGGTTCATAGTCCTTTCTTGCTACCTGATGTTAGTTCTGAATCAGCTACAACATCTCTTAAAGGACATACAGATGGTTACAAATCATGCAGTGAGGCATTTCAAAAATCAGATGATGTGACTGTGGATAGTACAATTTCCGAAAAGCGACGGACCAGAGTTCTGATAACTATCGACAATGATCAAAGGACAGATGATGACAGCTCCACATCCCAAGATCATTTTACTCCAAAGCTCACAGAGAGGGCACAATTTTCTGAGAAACAGATTCCTTGTAGACCTACTGCTGCAAATTGTAATATTTCGGAAGACGGGGGATGGAGGTCAAAATCTAGAAAGGTATTTTACATTGCATCCTTGACTAGTCTTCTTTATTATACTTGTATATATGGTAATTACAACCATGGTTGAGAGATTTATGCCAACTGTAAATCTTCAACTCACAGCATGCTGAGACATTTGAGAAAGAACTGGTAATGACTTCAGATCAAGCGTCGATGAAAAATATGCTATTACCCAAAGGATATGCATATGTCCCTGCGGATTGCATCCCAAATGAGAAGCAGATCAACCAGGATGCTTGTTCTGGTGAACCCCCAGAAGGAGATGGGTAGTGTGGCGCACCTTTTGGTTTGTGTTTGATCTGTCCTTTCGGAACACAAAAGGACCACAATGCGAGTATTCTCTGCCCACCATCCCAGACATCACCGCCGCCCCTGGAAACCGCCACGTTTATCAGTTTCAAAGGGAAATGGCCGAGTGAAAGATGGAGGCTAGGTTCACGCCGATGTATTCATAGTAAGGAAGCCACATTTTGGGTAGGGATGTGAAGTTTTGGTGTCATTGTTGTATATTCTTGTGAGAGTTCGACTGTACAGTGGGTGAGGGTTTATTCCTTTTACGTGTATTAGAAGAAGGCATATGGATTTTATATCTTGATGCCTGCCTTTTGGTTCTGAGAGTAAAGAGAATCTCCTGCTTGTAAACCGCGTACAAGAAATTAAAGCGTATCACCCACTGCCCTTGCCCTGTAAAGTTATTGTATATATCCTTACAATACCAATCCTCAAATACCAACCCTCAAATGCATCAGATTAATCCATTGTTTAATATTCGAACAATCCACGATCCACAACGTCGTTCTTGATGCCTCTGAAGTTTTCTCAGCCTGACGCAAGTTTTTGGGTTGATGGTTATCACTTGAATTTGCTGGGTTTGTGGGCAATGCTGGTGCGTATTGCTTGGTTTGAAATGTTGTACTGTATCATTTGGTAAGAATAAAGAGTCGCTATGTTTTGTGGATGTATTCTGATCCCTGATTTTAAGTTCAGTAATGTATCTcagttttttcctttccttttcatttttttgctCGTCTTCCCTTCTCACAAGGAGCTACTCGTGTCGTTTGCTTGGGTAACACAAGTGAAAGCAATCTGTAGAAtttggaaaggaaaaatatttgCCTCCTTCCCTTTCATGAAGTATGAGCCTTTACTTTAGTGCCGATTACAGTTTGACATGCAtattctttttatgtttttgcaTGTGTCTAATCAATGTTTCCTTCCAAAAAAGAGGCAAGTAATgtacatttaaaataaaaatatcttCTATAGGAATAAGATTATGAAGAGAGGTAAAATTGGTTCTATGAATGTTAAATGTTCTGATGTGATATGGGCAATTTAGTAATTTTAGCTCCTCTATCATCTTTATTTgcctctctcactcactccctctgcctctctcctctcccgaccccgaccccgaccccgacccaACCCCATCG
The window above is part of the Prunus dulcis chromosome 1, ALMONDv2, whole genome shotgun sequence genome. Proteins encoded here:
- the LOC117622458 gene encoding uncharacterized protein LOC117622458 isoform X1 codes for the protein MTGGRCHEEKKMMGRGADGGCGTEERPCPISRVPPKIPATQPEIPEKSSSLRIDFYSQAKKALCERSPYDVTEDGSASSVPTTLPRSLASFLSRQSDNRKRHKKSHASAEKKSSRQNERSRGSNIWAETEDYFRPLKLPDIDTLCQVSELSNLAARKCFLIPVLGNGPRVNANENVKANGVFVSEENANAGNSNSVVVKDESINGGNANDAVVKEDNANVGNANEVVVKAESANDGNAISVAVRNVNENGGNENGVVEDEVKRVKDEHSMEIDSVGASGLPEGDKGCSVSDSPYGLEWLLGYRNKIALTSERPSKKRKVLGVDAGLEKVLIGSPCDGNSSLCHFCCMGDAGKESNRLIVCRSCKVGVHRKCYGVVEDVDASWVCSWCKQKTDTSNSVKPCALCPKQGGALKPVLKSIENGGSVEFAHLFCCQWMPEVYIEDLVKMEPILNVGGVNETRRKLICNVCKVKWGACVRCSHGTCRTSFHPLCAREAKQRMEIWGKYGCDNVELRAFCPKHSEVPDNRNIQLVDPPVSTDGNANVSNHLPVALSERKLNKLRVGRRNGDKIAVATGAPDIISEKSGDCESQEIAFPSSRLNARLQSDCSDAQPIIDAGSFERSSEDVNASSSHNFSLILKKLIDCGKVNVKDVASDIGLSSDSLAASLADDSMFPDVQCRIVKWLKDHSNLDLRQKNGKMKLRSAISSMAEFGGSDGSDAASLSESDMTDVAVKSVPPRRRTKSSFRILKDNKVISSSEGIFCDNGTLNKIKVDQMITDEQENSSKVSIPDPVEKNLTEAVGFQHSLPTITPKSEGNSAKPLNCSVVQKGQEQLATIPLQSTSVIVNEDQSFSVAKSVDPEVNKSEPEVPSCYVHPYIEKKLFEMQNGENPICGNDGSSEGEISRLEASSHASVCCNHQYKHPKCCDNICKSDEVNLEELVKARKMGAQEPSPEDEVEGELIYYQNRLLSNVVARKHFTDILMYNVVKTLPWELDAVRKQKWDAVLVNQYLCELREAKKQGRKERRHKEAQAVLAAATAAAAASSRISSFRKDVIDESSHQENVMKLNTSSGRSGFSSQLMHRAKETFPRVAVPRISVEKHTGFVHSVADFSKEHPRSCDICRRSETLLNPILVCSSCKVAIHLDCYRSVRESTGPWYCELCEELSSSRSSGAPVNFWEKDHFAAECGLCGGKTGAFRKSSDGQWVHAFCAEWIFESTFKRGQVSPVEGMETISKGIDFCYICRRKCGVCIKCNYGNCQATFHPSCARSSGFYMHVKTLGGKIQHKGYCEKHSVEQRAKAETQKHGTEDLENLRKIRVELERVRLLCERIIKREKVKRELLICSHDLLAVRRDHVARSVLVHSPFLLPDVSSESATTSLKGHTDGYKSCSEAFQKSDDVTVDSTISEKRRTRVLITIDNDQRTDDDSSTSQDHFTPKLTERAQFSEKQIPCRPTAANCNISEDGGWRSKSRKHAETFEKELVMTSDQASMKNMLLPKGYAYVPADCIPNEKQINQDACSGEPPEGDG
- the LOC117622458 gene encoding uncharacterized protein LOC117622458 isoform X2, with the protein product MTGGRCHEEKKMMGRGADGGCGTEERPCPISRVPPKIPATQPEIPEKSSSLRIDFYSQAKKALCERSPYDVTEDGSASSVPTTLPRSLASFLSRQSDNRKRHKKSHASAEKKSSRQNERSRGSNIWAETEDYFRPLKLPDIDTLCQVSELSNLAARKCFLIPVLGNGPRVNANENVKANGVFVSEENANAGNSNSVVVKDESINGGNANDAVVKEDNANVGNANEVVVKAESANDGNAISVAVRNVNENGGNENGVVEDEVKRVKDEHSMEIDSVGASGLPEGDKGCSVSDSPYGLEWLLGYRNKIALTSERPSKKRKVLGVDAGLEKVLIGSPCDGNSSLCHFCCMGDAGKESNRLIVCRSCKVGVHRKCYGVVEDVDASWVCSWCKQKTDTSNSVKPCALCPKQGGALKPVLKSIENGGSVEFAHLFCCQWMPEVYIEDLVKMEPILNVGGVNETRRKLICNVCKVKWGACVRCSHGTCRTSFHPLCAREAKQRMEIWGKYGCDNVELRAFCPKHSEVPDNRNIQLVDPPVSTDGNANVSNHLPVALSERKLNKLRVGRRNGDKIAVATGAPDIISEKSGDCESQEIAFPSSRLNARLQSDCSDAQPIIDAGSFERSSEDVNASSSHNFSLILKKLIDCGKVNVKDVASDIGLSSDSLAASLADDSMFPDVQCRIVKWLKDHSNLDLRQKNGKMKLRSAISSMAEFGGSDGSDAASLSESDMTDVAVKSVPPRRRTKSSFRILKDNKVISSSEGIFCDNGTLNKIKVDQMITDEQENSSKVSIPDPVEKNLTEAVGFQHSLPTITPKSEGNSAKPLNCSVVQKGQEQLATIPLQSTSVIVNEDQSFSVAKSVDPEVNKSEPEVPSCYVHPYIEKKLFEMQNGENPICGSSEGEISRLEASSHASVCCNHQYKHPKCCDNICKSDEVNLEELVKARKMGAQEPSPEDEVEGELIYYQNRLLSNVVARKHFTDILMYNVVKTLPWELDAVRKQKWDAVLVNQYLCELREAKKQGRKERRHKEAQAVLAAATAAAAASSRISSFRKDVIDESSHQENVMKLNTSSGRSGFSSQLMHRAKETFPRVAVPRISVEKHTGFVHSVADFSKEHPRSCDICRRSETLLNPILVCSSCKVAIHLDCYRSVRESTGPWYCELCEELSSSRSSGAPVNFWEKDHFAAECGLCGGKTGAFRKSSDGQWVHAFCAEWIFESTFKRGQVSPVEGMETISKGIDFCYICRRKCGVCIKCNYGNCQATFHPSCARSSGFYMHVKTLGGKIQHKGYCEKHSVEQRAKAETQKHGTEDLENLRKIRVELERVRLLCERIIKREKVKRELLICSHDLLAVRRDHVARSVLVHSPFLLPDVSSESATTSLKGHTDGYKSCSEAFQKSDDVTVDSTISEKRRTRVLITIDNDQRTDDDSSTSQDHFTPKLTERAQFSEKQIPCRPTAANCNISEDGGWRSKSRKHAETFEKELVMTSDQASMKNMLLPKGYAYVPADCIPNEKQINQDACSGEPPEGDG